The Bacillaceae bacterium IKA-2 DNA window TTTCGATAGATAAAATGGTTGTAGTTGAGGGCATTCATACAGGAGCTGAATTGGACATACTAAAGTCTATTGATTCAAAAAATAACCGAAATATTCTATATTCGGATAACTTTTAAATATCGAGACAATACCCATCAATTTTCTTTAGTACGATTAAGTCTATCATCTGTCAACTATAGGTGTGAGAATCGGTAATTTTAGTAAAAAAAGTAAGAATAGATCTAAAGTTAGTTTTTATGGTCAAATCATAATGTCAGACTTGTCAATCGAATATTCGGTAATGTTTATACAAAGAATAATTTTATGAAAAAAAGATGCCGATAAGGCATCTTTTTTTCATTTATAATCATTTTTCAGAAATGGGTTGATTTTGTAGCAAGTGTATAATACCATGGTAGGTATATTAGTTTATTTTATTTGTACCGTGTAAATGTTATTAATGTCAATTTGAAAACCATTTGAAAGGAGTGGACACGTATGACACTTGAAATTATGATCACATTTGCTGTCTTATTATTAGCGATCACGCTATTTGTGACAGAAAAGCTTCGTACCGATCTTGTTGCCGTTCTTATTATGGTTATACTTCCATGGACCGGTGTTATTTCGGTGTCGGAAGCCTTCGCTGGATTTTCTTCAAATGCCGTCATTTCTGTTATGGCTGTTATGCTGATCGGATATGGGGTTGACCGCTCCGGGATCATGGTTGTTGTTGCTGAATTCATCACAAAACGGGTCGGTAAAAAAGAAAAAAATATTATGGCTAGCACTTCTGCAACTGTTGGTATCATTTCTTCTTTTATGCAGAATATCGGAGCGGCGGCACTTTTTCTTCCTGCTCTTCGAAAAATAGGAAAAAAAGCTAATATCCCTGCATCCAAAATAATTATGCCGATGGGTTTCGCTGCTATACTTGGTGGAACGGTAACAATGGTGGCTTCAGGTCCTCTGATTATCTTAAATGATCTGCTTATCGAATCAGGAAATGAACCGTTTAATCTTTTTGCTGTAACGCCAATCGGTATTGCTCTGCTTGGTTCAGGTATTCTTTACTTTTATCTGTTTGGAGACTTTGTATTACCTAAGGCTAAAGGGGAAGCAAAGCAAAGCCTTACCGAAGCAATACGTGAAACCTATGAATTACCAGAGGATATTTATGAAATTGACATTAATGCAACCAGTTCTCTGGTTGGAAAGTCTATTGAAGAACTTGGAATTTGGGAAAAATATACAATCAATATTCTTGCCCTGAGTGAATCGGGAAGCCATTTTTACAGTCCATGGCGGAAAACACGTTTTCAAGGCAATCAGACCATTGCAGTTCTCGGCAGGAAAGAGGATGTCACCTCTTTTGTAAACGATCACAATTTAGAGATTAAGGACGATTTAGAGACGTTCTCAAATTTAGAAAATGAAGACCGGGCCGGGTTTGTGGAAATTGTTCTTCCACCAAAATCACGTTTTATCGGTAAAAATCTACAGGAAATAGGGTTTAGAAAAAATTATAAGCTCGAACCTATTGCGTTTATAACTCGTGGTGGTGAGAAGCAAAATATATCCGAAGTTCCTTTCGAAGCTGGTATGCAGATGATCGTGTTCGGTCGCTGGGAAGATATCGTCAGTCTGAAATCGTCTCATGATTTTGCTATCCTTACAGAGGTTCACCCTCCGGAGCCTGAGCCGAAAACAGATAAGAAAAGGCACGCGTTGCTTTCGATCACAGTGGCAATTGGTCTTGTTCTTTTCGGATTTCCGCTTTCACTTAGCTTCTTTTCAGGTGCCTTGTTGATGATTCTTCTTGGTGTTATTCCCAAAGAAGAGATTTATCCAGCCATCGACTGGAAAACTGTATTTCTCTTAGCCGGTTTAATACCAATGGGAACGGCATTTGAAAACAGTGGAGCTGCTGCATATACTGCGGCAGGAATTATCAATGTAGTTGGCGGTTGGGGTACATTTGGGATCTTAATCGTAATCGCTATTATTTCAATGTTCTTCTCATTGTTCATGTCGAACGTGGCAGCAACCGTCCTTTTAGTGCCGCTCGTAATCATGATGGGGAATTCCTTTGGTATCAACCCGACAGGACTTGCTTTATTAGTTGCGATATCGGCATCTAACTCATTCATACTACCAACTCACCAGGTGAATGCCTTTATTATGAGTCCCGGTGGATACAGAAATGCCGACTATATAAGAGCTGGAAGTGGTATGAGTATTATCTTCCTCATTGTTTCAGTCACTATGATTTATCTGTTTTTCATATAATATTTGAAATGCGTTGGATCCGCAATAAAATATCTGTCATTCTTGGAAGGTGGTAGAGGAAAAGGTAAATGGTTTTTTCTATTTTCACAGCAAAAAGAGCTTATCCATTTATGGAATAAGCTCTTTTTACTGTGTTGAAACTATATTGATTTTGTTCAAAATTCATTCAGCTGACAATTCATATTCGATTACCCATTTATGTTTGTCGCTTCTTCTCGACCAGTTGTTAGAGTATACGAAACATCTTAAAATTATTTTGTATAAAGTATTGGCGATCCAGGTCCTAAATCAATTCCTAACGTCATCCAAATGATTAACATTAAAACCCAGATAATTGAAAATGCAATTGAGTAAGGGATCATTGTTGAGATCAATGTCCCGATCCCAATTTTTTTATCATATTTTTGCGCAAAGGCAATCACAATTGCAAAATAGGGCATCAATGGTGAAATGATGTTTGTTGTGGAGTCAGCGAGACGATAGGCTAGCTGTGTTAATTCTGGTGAATAACCGACTTCCATCATCATTGGTATAAATACAGGTGCCATAATGGCCCATTTTGCTGATGCACTACCGATAAATATGTTAATAGAACCTGCAACAACAATAAAGGTTAAGATTAATGGAATTCCTTTAAACCCTGTTGATTCTAAAAACTCAGCCCCTTTAACAGCCATTACCATACCGAGGTTTGTCTCGTTAAAGTAAGCAACAAATTGACCTGCTGCAAAAGCAAGGACAATGTATGCTCCCATTGTCGCCATTGTCGCCATTGTCGCTGAAAGTTGATCGGCGACATCTTTATCATTTTTAATAGATTCTGTCAGTTTTCCATAAACAAGACCAGGTACAAAGAATAAAATTAAAATAATCGGTACTAGTGATGAGAAAAATGGTGAATTAATGATAGCGCCTTCCTCACCTCTAAGCGGTCCCCATGTAGGAACAATTAATAGGGCTAACCCAGCAACTGTTACGAGAAATGCCACTAAAGCTCCTAATAACCCCTTTTTTTCAAGAGCAGAAATGCCAACTGCTACCTCTGAAATACCACCTTTATATGTTCCAAGTCTTGGCTCAACAATTTTATCAGTAACAAACGTTCCAACGATGGTTAAGACGAAAACAGATACAATCATAAAATAATAGTTCATCGCAAAGTTAATTGTTTCTGCATAGGCAGCATCATAGGTTGCAGCTGCTTGTTGGGTTAAAGATCCTAAAAGAGGATCAAGGGAAGTTAATAAAAGATTTGCACTAAATCCAGCTGAAACTCCGGCAAAAGCAGCTGCTAGTCCAGCTAATGGATGTCTTCCTAATCCGGCAAATAGAACGGCACCAAGAGGAGTTAAAACTACATAGCCAGCGTCAGCCGCCATACTAGACATAATTCCACCAAATACTAAAGCAGCTGTAATTAGCTGGTTTGGAACAGATGTTACTAGTGCGCGAAGTGCTGCACTAATTAACCCGGAGCGCTCTGCAATCCCAATACCAAGCATTGTTACAAGTACAGTACCAAGCGGTGCGAATCCGGTAAAGTTACTTACCATACTAGTGAAAATATACTCAATCCCATCGCTACTTAATAAGTTTCTAACTTCTAAGATTTCTCCTTCATTTGTAGGATGCTCAACAGTAATTCCCAAGTTTGCGAAAATCCAGGAAAATACGATGACCAAAACTGCGAAAATTGCAAATAAAGTTACAGGATGAGGTAATTTATTTCCTACACGCTCGATTCCATCTAGAGAGCGACCAATTAAACCTTTGTTTTTGATATTGTTCAAATTTAGCACCCCTTCAAAACTTACTGACAAATATATTTTAACAAAGATATTATACTAGGAAATCTATTTAAATTGATACGTAATCTTTAAAATGCAGAATAGGTGAATTATTCTGAACAAAAAATATGTATTATTTTTTTAATATATCAAAAAATTAAAGTGAAGAAAGTAAAAAGTGCCTGCCCGCCAGTGCGTTAAAGCGCTGGCGGGCGGGCAATTTTTAAGGTTATTTCATTTTTATTCCACACATTAAAAGCATTATAGTATATAATGTATAAGAAGTGTTTTATCTGAATATATAGAATAGTAATAAAATTCACATTTTATGCGCTATGTTATGTACTTAATTTCACAAAGTTTGAGGAGGAGGAGGACTTCTATGCTTCACATCGTTGTTTGTATTAAACAGGTTCCAGATAGTAGAGAAATCCGTATTGATCCGAAAAATAATACGTTGATCCGACAAGGCGTACCGAGTATCGTAAACTTTTATGATAAACATGGTTTAGAAGAAGCGTTGCGCATAAAAGACGAACAAGGAGCACGGGTTACTGTCGTTACAATGGGTCCGCCACCAGCAGAAAAGGGTTTAAAGGAATGTATTTCGCTTGGTGCAGATGAAGCCGTTCTTGTAACCGATCGTGGCTTTG harbors:
- a CDS encoding SLC13 family permease codes for the protein MTLEIMITFAVLLLAITLFVTEKLRTDLVAVLIMVILPWTGVISVSEAFAGFSSNAVISVMAVMLIGYGVDRSGIMVVVAEFITKRVGKKEKNIMASTSATVGIISSFMQNIGAAALFLPALRKIGKKANIPASKIIMPMGFAAILGGTVTMVASGPLIILNDLLIESGNEPFNLFAVTPIGIALLGSGILYFYLFGDFVLPKAKGEAKQSLTEAIRETYELPEDIYEIDINATSSLVGKSIEELGIWEKYTINILALSESGSHFYSPWRKTRFQGNQTIAVLGRKEDVTSFVNDHNLEIKDDLETFSNLENEDRAGFVEIVLPPKSRFIGKNLQEIGFRKNYKLEPIAFITRGGEKQNISEVPFEAGMQMIVFGRWEDIVSLKSSHDFAILTEVHPPEPEPKTDKKRHALLSITVAIGLVLFGFPLSLSFFSGALLMILLGVIPKEEIYPAIDWKTVFLLAGLIPMGTAFENSGAAAYTAAGIINVVGGWGTFGILIVIAIISMFFSLFMSNVAATVLLVPLVIMMGNSFGINPTGLALLVAISASNSFILPTHQVNAFIMSPGGYRNADYIRAGSGMSIIFLIVSVTMIYLFFI
- a CDS encoding AbgT family transporter, producing the protein MNNIKNKGLIGRSLDGIERVGNKLPHPVTLFAIFAVLVIVFSWIFANLGITVEHPTNEGEILEVRNLLSSDGIEYIFTSMVSNFTGFAPLGTVLVTMLGIGIAERSGLISAALRALVTSVPNQLITAALVFGGIMSSMAADAGYVVLTPLGAVLFAGLGRHPLAGLAAAFAGVSAGFSANLLLTSLDPLLGSLTQQAAATYDAAYAETINFAMNYYFMIVSVFVLTIVGTFVTDKIVEPRLGTYKGGISEVAVGISALEKKGLLGALVAFLVTVAGLALLIVPTWGPLRGEEGAIINSPFFSSLVPIILILFFVPGLVYGKLTESIKNDKDVADQLSATMATMATMGAYIVLAFAAGQFVAYFNETNLGMVMAVKGAEFLESTGFKGIPLILTFIVVAGSINIFIGSASAKWAIMAPVFIPMMMEVGYSPELTQLAYRLADSTTNIISPLMPYFAIVIAFAQKYDKKIGIGTLISTMIPYSIAFSIIWVLMLIIWMTLGIDLGPGSPILYTK